A window of Aquibium oceanicum genomic DNA:
CTTGAGGTGGCTTCCGATTGCCCGTGCGCACGGCCATACCCGGAAAATCAACTACCAGTGGCGCACCAGTTGCATTAAATCGATTTAAAATCGGACGTATGTCGGAGTGGCTGAAATCCGTATGGATGCACGCCCCTGGGTGCGACGAAGAGTCTGTATCAGCCGTTGCCGCCACAGTACGTGTGCGGACGCCGCCAGCGGGGGCCAATCAAGAGGAACCCGCCGTGACTTGCGGGGAGCTCTAGGTCAGCTTCGCGCCCCATCGCGGCCGCTCGTCCGCATATCGCACGTTCCTGAAACCGGACATTCCTAGGCCAGCCCATAGCTGCGTTCGATGCGCGATCCCGAATTGCCGCGGCTAATCAGAAGATTTGGTACGTTATCGTTGAGGTACAATTTCACGAGGCAGGCGCGCAGTGTTAAGAAATGCCCGCAGTTGCAACCCTTAGCCGAAAGGCTGCCTGAAACGGAACGATGGACAAAGGTGTGAACGACGAACAGCCGCATTTCGTGTTCTTCATGGACGACTTTGGAACCCGCACCATGTGCAAACCAGGCGAAGCCCTTCCCATGGAGGCTCATATATTCAGTTTCGGCCTAGGGGGCATCATCGTACAGTCGGACGCAGTCGATGAATTGTCTACAAAGACGAATGACTTCTGCACAAGATGGGACGTGCCCGAACTTCACGGCAATAAGATTCGGTCCGGTAAAGGGAAGTTCGGCTTCCTGAAAACCGATCCCGAGCGACGGGACTCCTTCTTCGCTGACCTCGAGAACCTGATCATTGACGAGCGTATCGTCGCCCATGCCTGCGTAATCTGTCGACCGGGCTATCGTGACAGGTACTACGAAAAGCACGCCGAGGGATCGCGGTGGCAAATGAGTAAAACCGCCTTCGACATTGCCGTCGAGCGTGCTGCGAAGTACGCGAGGCGCTCGGGCTGCGGGCTTTCGATCGCCTACGAGCGGTGTGGCGAAAAGGAGGACCGTCTCATCGAGAGCTATTTTAAGTCGCTTCGGGAGAAAGGGACGGCCTTTGACCGGGACAACTCGGCGAAACATCAGCCGCTCACGCAGGCTGAGCTTCAAGAGTCGTTGATTTCAATATGGCCGGATGGGAAAAGCAACCCGATGCTGCAACTGGCGGATCTCGTCCTGCACCCGCTAGGACACAAACCCACGGGTTTGAAGAACCGCGCATACGATCGCATGTCGGAAGCTGGTCAGCTCATGGACGCGAGAGGCGAAGACGACAAGACCATCGCCGTCAAGTACTCATGCTATGACGAGCCTTACCAAACATGGGAGAACCCCAGAAACACAAAAGGGACCCGCGAGGATCCCTTAAGGCGGTCGGCGTAAAGCCTGACCCCGTGGCATTGCCATGGAGGCAATCTAGGACATGTCTAAAGGATTTTCAAGAGAATTCGCCGACTCACCGCTTCGGCCCTGATCCTGTCGGCGGCAAGGCGCCCCCAGGTCTGATGTTCAGGCAATCCATCCCCTCATCCTAAGACCGTCATTGCATCCAAATAGCAGATCGTCCGGGGTTCTCGTTTCTACGACAGCCTCCCAAGCGCGGTTAGGAAGCGTCGACCTGCGCGATAGATGCCCAGCCTTTGTCAAAGATAAATGTGCCCGACCGGCCGACGGGGTCCTTGATCTTGAGAATGCGGGCGCGCGTTTCATCGTCAGCATGTTCGACGACGTAAAGCCAGTATTGGTCGCCGTGCTGGCGAGCAAACTCAAACTGGACGCTGGACAGGCCGACAGGCCTGTCCTCGAGGCATCCTTTCATGGCCTTGACCTCGACCCAGCGCTCCGGTTCGGCGTTCGCATCCGTCTCAAGAAGGTCAAATCCTTTGTTGCCTGCGGGCGTCGGCTTGAGGCCAGGCTCACGCTTTCTAATGAGAGTGATTGCTTTTGCCTCCAATGCCATGCGTGCGCTGTGATCGAGACCGTCCGGATCGCGTTCTTCTTCATCATCAGGATGGGTCGCTACATAAGACACAAACTTGCGTTCTGCGGGCTTCTGATTGACAGCGGAGCGCTTGTTATCATTTTTGGTCGCATTGCCTCGGTTGGCAGCGCCCTGAGATCGGTTCGCACTTGAGGACGAGTCGCCGCGCGACGACGTGGAACTTGCGTTCTCAGACTCATCATGATCGTCATCATCATGGTGATCATCACCATCATCTTCGTTGTCGTTGTCTTCGCCGTCACCTTCAGCATCTTGATCGTCATCATCATCGCGCTCGCCGTCGTTCTCATCGCCAGCGTCGTCGGCGTCATTGTCGTCTTCCGAATCTTCGTCCTCGGACCCTTGTTCCTCGTCCGAGTCCGTGTCTTCGTATTCGTTGTCGTCAGACACCTCGTCCCGATCATCGTCCTCGTCAGAAAGTGACGCGTCGTCGCTATCCGGGCTGGACGGCTCTTCAACCTTGAGCTTGGCAAGAAGATCAGCTTTGCTGGTAACGCCAAGTTTCTTGAGCATGTCGAGCATGTCCGGCTCGAACCCGGCTTCCTTGGCAAGCTCCTCGACGATTGGCTTTTTGAAGACGATCCTCGACTGTAAAAAGGGATTTGCAGGCCAGCCGAGCGCTTCGAACAGGACGCTTGAGGGCTCGACAAGATCGCCATCTCCGTCAGTGATCCATCGTGAGCGGTTTAGAACCCGGACAAAATGTGCGTCAAAGGACGCCGACCGCCACTGGTGATATTGCCACCGATACGTCCCCGAGAAGACACCCTCGCCGCGGCGGTCCTGAAGCTCGATCAGGGCCTCCCACACAAGCCGCGCCTTCCTCTTGCGGGCTTCCACACTCAGAGAAGGGAATTGCGCAAGTATAGCGTCAAGACCGCGAAGACTTGCATCCTCCGGTGCGCTCTCGAAACTTGCCGCAACCGCGCCTCTCGCAAGTCGCAGCTCATATTTCTGAGTTTCTGTGAGGTTCGACCGGACGGGTACAGGCAGAATGTACCTTGTGGCGCCGCAAGCCTCGAGAAGCTCCCTCACCGACTCGCCGCGCAAGACAGAATCGTCTTCTGTGAGATAGACGCCCGTAATGCCTTCATACAATTCGCTGAGGCGCGCCGTCTTGATGGACACGTCGGGCGGCGCTTTCAGGCTCTCTTCGCGGGTTTTCATGTCGCGGGCACGGACAAACGGTGTCTCTGTCAAAGCCGTTATAAGGCGTAACCTCTGCGTGGCGGAATCCGTCTTGAAGGCCCGGAGAATGCGGGCGATGTCCTCGCCATAAGACTCTTGGTCGGCTTCGCCGTCCTGATAGACCGGCAAGAGGTTTCGGATCACGTCGTCCACCGGATCAGGCGGGGTCAATCCTAGCCATTTGAGGAACTTCGTTGCCTCCGCGCTCCGGCATATGTTTCTCCGGATCGTTGGAAAGCCTGTCTGAATGTCGCTCGGGAAAAACGCCTGCGGCATGTCGTTGACGAAACCCGCCACCTGGCGGCCGTCCTCAAGCCGGACCAGCGCAAGATTGCGCAGGCGCTCTGCCACGACGGGCACCTTATTGAGATACTCATAAAGGCGCACGAGCCACTGATCGGACTGCGCGCGCAGGAAATTTTGCCCGAGGCGCGGCAGAAGACTTTCGGCTGACTGCTCGGAGATGCCGAGTTCGTGGATCAGGTAATGGCGCAGCGCAGGGGTCCGGTCGGCTGTGATGTCTGCGCTGAGCCACCGCACCGGTCCGTCTGCCCTCAGGACATTGCCCAGCTGATCTGCGTCAAAGAGCTCGCGCAGGTCTTGCGTGCGCGCCAGCTGAACGTCCTGCGCTGCGGCATGCTGGCTGTCGCCACAGGGCAGCAGCGGCTCGGTCTGAAGAGCCTCCGCCAAGTGGTCATACATCGGCGCAAGAAGGTTGCCGCTAAAACGCTCCTTCTGAATCGGCAAGGCCTGCAAAGCGTTGACATCGAGCATACGCTCTGAGGCCATCCAGCGAAGGGCCTCGACCAGCAATAGGCTCGCCTCATTGACGAGGTTCCTGTTCCAGGTGTCATGGACCGGGATGTTGTCCCGGCTGGGCGTTGTGCGGAACGGGCCTTGCAGCAGGAAGCCCGTATTGGTGGAGAGGACTGTAGGAAAGAAGACGACCAGCGTTGAATCCGAGAGAGGAACGATTCGCCTCGTGGGTGCCGGCTCGGATGAAAGAGCGAAGGCGAGTTCGACAAAGCCGACATTCTGTCCTTCGTTCGCCACCTCCTTTGAGAAAACAAGCCAATTTTCTTCGATCTCCTCGCCGTCCTGTTGCCCCATGAGCGCGATTTGCCGGATGCCCGGGGCCAGGGTCTTCGGATCGTCCCTAAAATAGAGCCCGGCAGGCTCGCCATCGACTGACCAGGAAATCTCTTTGATATGCCTCAGAAAAAGCAGGGTGCGCGGACCGAGATCCTGCAGGCCTTCGGCAATCTCGGTCTGTGGGTCCTCGACGTCCCCGTTGAGGGGCAGAATGATCTTGGTCTGGCTGGGCTGCCGTTCGACGGGTGCGACCGCTTTCGGCCAGACGAAGGTCTCGATAGCGAAGTCTTCATCGCCGGAATGGATTTCCGGGCGCTTGGTGAACGAATAAACGGACTTGAAGCCGATGCCGAAGCGCCCAATCGACGTGATATCCTTGGTACTCTCATCGATCCCGCAGACACCCTGAACATCGGCGGCATTAAAGGGCTGGCCATGATGGGTGACGACGAGCTGCTCCGCTGAAAGTTCGAAGGTCACGCTGCGATCGCCGGTCCAGCCTGAAGAGCGCCGCCGAAGCGCATCCTCTGCGTTCTGGAGAAGCTCGTAGATGAAATGGGTGAGTTTGTCGTAACGGTCTGCTAGGAGCATCTTGCCGATGCGGCCGATATCCGTGCCGTAGCGCTTGATGTTGTCGGCTCTCAGGGCCGCGTAATCGACGCTCACTTGGCGGCTCCCGCCGCGGCCTTGCCCACA
This region includes:
- a CDS encoding DUF3800 domain-containing protein translates to MNDEQPHFVFFMDDFGTRTMCKPGEALPMEAHIFSFGLGGIIVQSDAVDELSTKTNDFCTRWDVPELHGNKIRSGKGKFGFLKTDPERRDSFFADLENLIIDERIVAHACVICRPGYRDRYYEKHAEGSRWQMSKTAFDIAVERAAKYARRSGCGLSIAYERCGEKEDRLIESYFKSLREKGTAFDRDNSAKHQPLTQAELQESLISIWPDGKSNPMLQLADLVLHPLGHKPTGLKNRAYDRMSEAGQLMDARGEDDKTIAVKYSCYDEPYQTWENPRNTKGTREDPLRRSA
- a CDS encoding DUF3883 domain-containing protein, with translation MSVDYAALRADNIKRYGTDIGRIGKMLLADRYDKLTHFIYELLQNAEDALRRRSSGWTGDRSVTFELSAEQLVVTHHGQPFNAADVQGVCGIDESTKDITSIGRFGIGFKSVYSFTKRPEIHSGDEDFAIETFVWPKAVAPVERQPSQTKIILPLNGDVEDPQTEIAEGLQDLGPRTLLFLRHIKEISWSVDGEPAGLYFRDDPKTLAPGIRQIALMGQQDGEEIEENWLVFSKEVANEGQNVGFVELAFALSSEPAPTRRIVPLSDSTLVVFFPTVLSTNTGFLLQGPFRTTPSRDNIPVHDTWNRNLVNEASLLLVEALRWMASERMLDVNALQALPIQKERFSGNLLAPMYDHLAEALQTEPLLPCGDSQHAAAQDVQLARTQDLRELFDADQLGNVLRADGPVRWLSADITADRTPALRHYLIHELGISEQSAESLLPRLGQNFLRAQSDQWLVRLYEYLNKVPVVAERLRNLALVRLEDGRQVAGFVNDMPQAFFPSDIQTGFPTIRRNICRSAEATKFLKWLGLTPPDPVDDVIRNLLPVYQDGEADQESYGEDIARILRAFKTDSATQRLRLITALTETPFVRARDMKTREESLKAPPDVSIKTARLSELYEGITGVYLTEDDSVLRGESVRELLEACGATRYILPVPVRSNLTETQKYELRLARGAVAASFESAPEDASLRGLDAILAQFPSLSVEARKRKARLVWEALIELQDRRGEGVFSGTYRWQYHQWRSASFDAHFVRVLNRSRWITDGDGDLVEPSSVLFEALGWPANPFLQSRIVFKKPIVEELAKEAGFEPDMLDMLKKLGVTSKADLLAKLKVEEPSSPDSDDASLSDEDDDRDEVSDDNEYEDTDSDEEQGSEDEDSEDDNDADDAGDENDGERDDDDDQDAEGDGEDNDNEDDGDDHHDDDDHDESENASSTSSRGDSSSSANRSQGAANRGNATKNDNKRSAVNQKPAERKFVSYVATHPDDEEERDPDGLDHSARMALEAKAITLIRKREPGLKPTPAGNKGFDLLETDANAEPERWVEVKAMKGCLEDRPVGLSSVQFEFARQHGDQYWLYVVEHADDETRARILKIKDPVGRSGTFIFDKGWASIAQVDAS